A part of Arachis hypogaea cultivar Tifrunner chromosome 12, arahy.Tifrunner.gnm2.J5K5, whole genome shotgun sequence genomic DNA contains:
- the LOC112730280 gene encoding uncharacterized protein, whose amino-acid sequence MKYDRTKDPQEHLTAFEARMNLEGAANAVQCRTFPVTLAGPAIKWFNALPNSSRVSFHDISRKFMAPFTTRITKAKHPISLFGITQRQEESMMKYLDRFNDECLTVDGLTDSVASLCLTNSLMNDDFRKYLTTKPV is encoded by the coding sequence ATGAAATACGACAGGACCAAAGATCCCCAGgaacacctaacggccttcgaggccaggatgaacctggaaggagCCGCCAATGCGGTCCAATGCAGGACCTTTCCAGTAACTTTAGCCGGCCCCGCAATCAAGTGGTTCAATGCCCTCCCAAACAGCTCCAGAGTCAGCTTTCACGATATCTCCAGAAAGTTTATGGCTCCATTCACCACCAGAATCACCAAAGCCAAGCACCCCATCAGCTTATTCGGAATCACTCAGAGACAAGAGGAATCTATGATGAAGTATCTCGATAGGTTCAACGATGAGTGCCTCACGGTTGACGGGCTCACAGACTCGGTTGCCAGTCTTTGCTTGACCAACAGCCTCATGAACGACGACTTCCGAAAATACCTCACCACCAAGCCGGTTTAG